The Paraburkholderia agricolaris genome includes the window GTTGAGAGGCGTGCAGAAGGCGTATGGCGACGGTGCATTGGTGATTCGCGACGTCGACCTGGAGATCGGCGAGAACGAGTTTTGCGTGTTTCTCGGTCCGTCCGGATGCGGCAAGTCCACCTTGCTGCGGATGATCGCCGGCCTCGAAGACGTGACCGACGGCGACCTGTCGATCGCCGGGCGCCTCGTCAACGACGTCCCGGCGGCGCAGCGCGGGGTAGCGATGGTGTTTCAGAGCTACGCGCTGTTTCCGCATATGACCGTGTTCGAGAACATGGCCTTCGGCCTCAAGCTTGCCAAAACCCCGAAAGAAGAAATCGACCGCAAGGTGCGGGAAGCCGCGCGCATCCTGCAACTGGAGACGCTGCTCGAGCGCCGGCCGAAGGCGCTGTCTGGCGGCCAGCGGCAGCGCGTGGCGATCGGCCGGGCCATTGTGCGGGAGCCGGGCGTGTTTCTGTTCGACGAACCGCTCTCCAATCTCGACGCGACGCTGCGTGGCCAGACCCGCATCGAAATCGCGCGGCTGCATAAGCAGTTCGCCAAAGCCAGCGTGGTGTATGTCACGCACGATCAGATCGAGGCCATGACGCTTGCCGACAAGATCGTGTTGCTGCACGCGGGCAAGGACACCGAGCGCTACGGCAGCATCGCGCAGATCGGCGCGCCGCTCGAGTTGTATCACCGGCCGAGAAGCCGCTTCGTCGCCGGTTTCATCGGTTCGCCGCGCATGAATTTCCTGCCGGGGAAGGTGAGCTCGGTCGATCCTCAAGGCGTGATCGTCACGCTCGATCACACAAATGAAAACGTGCGCGTGCCGGTCAATGGTGATGGGCTCCATGCGTCGCAAGCCGTCACGCTCGGCGTACGCCCGGAACACCTGGAATTCATTGACGCGGCAGGTTCAGAAAACACGCAGGACGCCGTGCTGACCCGCACCGTGTCGCTCGTCGAACAGCTCGGCGAGCACAGCTATGTCCACCTCGATCAACCCGGCGGCGCCGCGTTGATCGCCAAGGCGCCGGGTGACACCCGTCTCGCGCCGGGAGACCGCGCCGGCTTGCGCGTCCCCAGCCGCGCCTGCCATTTGTTTACCGAAGACGGCTTTGCCGCTGCTTCGCTCGAATCCGTCGAACATTACGCATAGGGGACATTCGGATGCGCCTTGGAGTCTGTTATTACCCGGAACACTGGCCGGAGTCGATGTGGGAAGACGACGCTCGCCGGATGAAAGCACTTGGCATCCAGCAAGTGCGAATCGCCGAATTTGCGTGGAGCCGGATGGAGCCGACGCCCGGCGAATATGACTGGGGCTGGCTGGATCGCGCGGTCGACGTACTCGGCGCGGCCGGTTTGCAAGTGGTCATGTGCACGCCGACGGCGACGCCGCCCAAGTGGCTGATCGACCGCCATCCGGACATTTTGCCGATTGGCGCCGATGGCCGTCCGCGCGCGTTCGGCTCACGCCGTCATTACGACTTTTCATCGCCTTCGTATTTCACCGCGTCGCAGCGGATCTGCACGGCGGTTGCCGAGCGTTACGGCAAGCATCCGGCCGTTGCGTACTGGCAGACCGATAACGAATTCGGCTGCCATCACACGGTGATCAGTTATTCGCCGGCGGCCGTGGGGCGCTTTCGCGAGTGGCTCAAGGCGCGCTATCAAACCATCGACGCGCTGAACCGCGCATGGGGTACGGTGTTCTGGAGCATGGAATACCGCAGCTTCGACGAAATCGACGCGCCGGTGGCGACCGTGACCGAAGCGCACCCGTCGCACCGGCTCGATTACCGCCGCTTCGCCTCCGACGAAGTGGCGCGCTACAACCGCATGCAGGTCGAGATCATCCGCGCGCATTCGCCGGGGCGGCCGGTCGCGCACAATTTCATGCAGCTCTTTACCGAGTTCGATCACTACAAGGTGGCGGCCGACCTAGATGTGGCGACGTGGGACAGCTATCCACTCGGCGCGCTGGAAGAGCAGTGGTTTGCGCCGGACGTGAAGGCGCGCTGGCTGCGCACCGGGCACCCTGACTTCGCGTCGTTCAATCATGACGTGTACCGCGGCATGTCGAAGCTGCCGCTGTGGGTCATGGAGCAGCAGCCCGGTCCGGTGAACTGGGCGCAGTGGAATCCGGCGCCGCTGCCCGGCATGGTGCGGCTGTGGAGTTGGGAGGCGTTCGCGCACGGCGCGGGCTGCGTGTCGTATTTCCGCTGGCGCCAGGCACCGTTCGCGCAGGAGCAGATGCACGCCGGTCTGAATACGCCCGATAACCGGCTCGACATTGGCGGTAAAGAAGCCGCGCAGGTTGCCGACGAGATTCGCGCGGTGCTCGCCGCGAACGCCGACGCCGATGCGGCGATTCGCTCGAAGGTCGCGCTCGTCTACGACTACGAAGCGAAGTGGCTCTTCGAGATTCATCCGCAGGGGGCGGATTTCCACTATCCGCGTTTCGCATTCGAGTACTACTCGGCATTGCGCGCGCTCGGATTGGACGTCGATGTCGTGCCGGTCGATGCAGCGCT containing:
- a CDS encoding ABC transporter ATP-binding protein, encoding MASISLRGVQKAYGDGALVIRDVDLEIGENEFCVFLGPSGCGKSTLLRMIAGLEDVTDGDLSIAGRLVNDVPAAQRGVAMVFQSYALFPHMTVFENMAFGLKLAKTPKEEIDRKVREAARILQLETLLERRPKALSGGQRQRVAIGRAIVREPGVFLFDEPLSNLDATLRGQTRIEIARLHKQFAKASVVYVTHDQIEAMTLADKIVLLHAGKDTERYGSIAQIGAPLELYHRPRSRFVAGFIGSPRMNFLPGKVSSVDPQGVIVTLDHTNENVRVPVNGDGLHASQAVTLGVRPEHLEFIDAAGSENTQDAVLTRTVSLVEQLGEHSYVHLDQPGGAALIAKAPGDTRLAPGDRAGLRVPSRACHLFTEDGFAAASLESVEHYA
- a CDS encoding beta-galactosidase, which encodes MRLGVCYYPEHWPESMWEDDARRMKALGIQQVRIAEFAWSRMEPTPGEYDWGWLDRAVDVLGAAGLQVVMCTPTATPPKWLIDRHPDILPIGADGRPRAFGSRRHYDFSSPSYFTASQRICTAVAERYGKHPAVAYWQTDNEFGCHHTVISYSPAAVGRFREWLKARYQTIDALNRAWGTVFWSMEYRSFDEIDAPVATVTEAHPSHRLDYRRFASDEVARYNRMQVEIIRAHSPGRPVAHNFMQLFTEFDHYKVAADLDVATWDSYPLGALEEQWFAPDVKARWLRTGHPDFASFNHDVYRGMSKLPLWVMEQQPGPVNWAQWNPAPLPGMVRLWSWEAFAHGAGCVSYFRWRQAPFAQEQMHAGLNTPDNRLDIGGKEAAQVADEIRAVLAANADADAAIRSKVALVYDYEAKWLFEIHPQGADFHYPRFAFEYYSALRALGLDVDVVPVDAALDGYRLIVVPPLPVVPADFAARLASSGAQVVLGPRTGSKTQDLQIPANLPPGALASVLPLRVWRVESMRPNVTEAVRLEDSSNASVEDGVARHWRDFIERKGKGEGEGDGGNDATDALDVRARFADGHPAYVKSGVFHYLASLFDDALTVRLFARIAQEAGLDPVPLGDSVRLSRRGALTYVLNYGDQAHTLANIADDAFVIGSRTVEPQDVAVYRSGK